One Coffea arabica cultivar ET-39 chromosome 5e, Coffea Arabica ET-39 HiFi, whole genome shotgun sequence DNA segment encodes these proteins:
- the LOC113743237 gene encoding putative Peroxidase 48 isoform X2 — MKIMKILLVLLSLAAGITTLLAEADGLRLDFYEQSCPNAEKIVMSQVQNILAQPQFQNAPAQLLRLLFHDCFIEGCDASVLLTDTNGTSVVERQAIPNRTLKGFEFIDMIKEELEKECPGVVSCSDIMVLATRNCILLSGGPYYPVYTGRRDNNQSFFSEALSDIPRPNGKIFEALHLFSLRGFNTRETVALLGAHNIGRISCQFILPRLGTNFLDEGSADSTLRDGFIEEIKLKCQKSNSSFSNTESLKLMIGRGLLFADQQLMANEETARIVEEYTLDDGTVFRRDFARAMVKMSNLVSLTGSQGQVRLNCSVALKSS; from the exons ATGAAAATCATGAAGATCTTGTTGGTTTTGCTGTCACTCGCAGCTGGGATCACTACTCTTCTTGCGGAAGCTGACGGCCTGCGCCTTGATTTCTACGAACAGAGTTgtccaaatgcagaaaaaaTCGTCATGTCCCAAGTCCAGAATATCCTCGCTCAGCCTCAGTTCCAGAACGCCCCAGCCCAGCTTCTTCGCCTGCTTTTCCACGATTGTTTCATTGAG GGATGTGATGCATCTGTCCTGTTAACAGACACCAATGGAACTTCAGTCGTTGAAAGACAAGCAATACCAAACCGGACATTGAAAGGCTTTGAGTTCATTGATATGATAAAGGAGGAGCTGGAGAAGGAATGTCCTGGGGTGGTATCATGTTCAGACATAATGGTCTTGGCAACTAGAAATTGTATTCTTTTG TCTGGTGGGCCATATTATCCAGTATACACTGGCAGAAGAGACAATAATCAGTCCTTCTTCAGTGAAGCCTTATCTGACATCCCAAGACCGAACGGAAAAATCTTTGAAGCACTCCACTTGTTCTCCCTCAGAGGCTTCAACACAAGGGAAACTGTTGCGCTACTTG GGGCGCATAATATTGGTAGAATCAGTTGTCAATTCATTCTACCAAGGCTTGGCACCAACTTCTTGGATGAAGGGTCAGCTGATTCAACTCTTCGTGATGGCTTCATCGAGGAAATAAAACTGAAGTGCCAAAAGAGTAATAGCAGTTTCAGCAATACTGAATCTTTG AAATTGATGATAGGAAGAGGTCTTCTCTTTGCTGATCAGCAGTTGATGGCCAATGAGGAGACAGCACGAATAGTAGAGGAATATACTTTAGATGATGGAACAGTATTTCGAAGAGATTTTGCTCGTGCCATGGTCAAAATGTCCAACCTTGTCTCACTAACTGGTTCACAGGGACAGGTTCGGCTCAATTGCTCCGTTGCACTAAAGTCATCTTGA
- the LOC113743237 gene encoding putative Peroxidase 48 isoform X1 produces MKIMKILLVLLSLAAGITTLLAEADGLRLDFYEQSCPNAEKIVMSQVQNILAQPQFQNAPAQLLRLLFHDCFIEGCDASVLLTDTNGTSVVERQAIPNRTLKGFEFIDMIKEELEKECPGVVSCSDIMVLATRNCILLSGGPYYPVYTGRRDNNQSFFSEALSDIPRPNGKIFEALHLFSLRGFNTRETVALLGAHNIGRISCQFILPRLGTNFLDEGSADSTLRDGFIEEIKLKCQKSNSSFSNTESLVSSLGVTEANWSMSYFEEEFSSSSSQSAFGTHYYQKLMIGRGLLFADQQLMANEETARIVEEYTLDDGTVFRRDFARAMVKMSNLVSLTGSQGQVRLNCSVALKSS; encoded by the exons ATGAAAATCATGAAGATCTTGTTGGTTTTGCTGTCACTCGCAGCTGGGATCACTACTCTTCTTGCGGAAGCTGACGGCCTGCGCCTTGATTTCTACGAACAGAGTTgtccaaatgcagaaaaaaTCGTCATGTCCCAAGTCCAGAATATCCTCGCTCAGCCTCAGTTCCAGAACGCCCCAGCCCAGCTTCTTCGCCTGCTTTTCCACGATTGTTTCATTGAG GGATGTGATGCATCTGTCCTGTTAACAGACACCAATGGAACTTCAGTCGTTGAAAGACAAGCAATACCAAACCGGACATTGAAAGGCTTTGAGTTCATTGATATGATAAAGGAGGAGCTGGAGAAGGAATGTCCTGGGGTGGTATCATGTTCAGACATAATGGTCTTGGCAACTAGAAATTGTATTCTTTTG TCTGGTGGGCCATATTATCCAGTATACACTGGCAGAAGAGACAATAATCAGTCCTTCTTCAGTGAAGCCTTATCTGACATCCCAAGACCGAACGGAAAAATCTTTGAAGCACTCCACTTGTTCTCCCTCAGAGGCTTCAACACAAGGGAAACTGTTGCGCTACTTG GGGCGCATAATATTGGTAGAATCAGTTGTCAATTCATTCTACCAAGGCTTGGCACCAACTTCTTGGATGAAGGGTCAGCTGATTCAACTCTTCGTGATGGCTTCATCGAGGAAATAAAACTGAAGTGCCAAAAGAGTAATAGCAGTTTCAGCAATACTGAATCTTTGGTGAGTTCACTGGGTGTGACTGAGGCTAACTGGTCAATGTCTTACTTTGAAGAAGAattctcatcttcatcatctcAATCTGCCTTTGGCACTCATTACTATCAGAAATTGATGATAGGAAGAGGTCTTCTCTTTGCTGATCAGCAGTTGATGGCCAATGAGGAGACAGCACGAATAGTAGAGGAATATACTTTAGATGATGGAACAGTATTTCGAAGAGATTTTGCTCGTGCCATGGTCAAAATGTCCAACCTTGTCTCACTAACTGGTTCACAGGGACAGGTTCGGCTCAATTGCTCCGTTGCACTAAAGTCATCTTGA
- the LOC113687290 gene encoding uncharacterized protein, producing MMKTPLCKLQLALLAASREVATVHQFFSNLIFIINIVTASSKCNDELKEAQAIEVATKIANGQLETGRGLNQIGTLKRAVDICWGSHLDSISSLLKMFNAPCVALSNITVDGGSYSQHGDANFALNQLLSFKFVFTLHLMKDIMEITHLLCIALQCKSQDILIAMHLVSSTTKLLENFRDSGCDNFLVKVKLFCEQHQIDIPCMNAQYIARRGRSQSHHDEISMEHYYRVDIFLATIDYQLQELHSRFNDHIVELLALSTALDLRNGVMLFKIDDICKLAEKFYPNDFMEQELVRLSIELQHFELDIPNHHELQELSGIHKLCQGLVKTRKSVIYPLINRLITLVLTLPVSIATTERHFQL from the exons ATGATGAAGACTCCCCTATGCAA GCTTCAACTTGCTTTACTTGCAGCTTCTAGAGAAGTAGCTACTGTTCACCAATTCTTCTCCAATTTAATTTTCATTATCAACATTGTTACTGCATCTAGCAAATGTAATGATGAATTAAAGGAGGCTCAAGCAATTGAAGTTGCCACTAAGATTGCTAATGGTCAACTTGAAACTGGAAGGGGGCTTAATCAAATTGGCACTTTAAAACGAGCTGTAGATATTTGTTGGGGTTCTCATTTGGATTCTATTTCTAGTTTACTGAAAATGTTCAATGCTCCTTGTGTGGCTTTAAGTAACATTACAGTAGATGGAGGTTCATACTCTCAACATGGAGATGCAAATTTTGCTTTGAATCAGTTGTTatcctttaagtttgttttcacTTTGCATCTTATGAAAGACATTATGGAAATTACTCATCTTCTTTGTATAGCATTGCAATGTAAATCTCAAGATATTTTGATTGCAATGCATCTTGTCTCAAGCACAACAAAGCTACTGGAGAATTTTCGAGATTCGGGATGTGATAATTTCTTGGTGAAAGTTAAATTATTTTGTGAGCAACATCAAATTGATATCCCATGTATGAATGCTCAATATATTGCAAGACGTGGTAGATCTCAAAGTCATCATGATGAGATTAGTATGGAGCATTATTATCGAGTAGATATATTTCTTGCAACAATTGATTATCAATTGCAAGAATTACATAGCAGGTTTAATGATCATATCGTGGAATTACTTGCTTTGAGCACTGCTTTAGATCTTAGAAATGGAGTTATGCTGTTCAAGATTGATGATATTTGTAAACTTGCAGAGAAGTTCTATCCgaatgattttatggagcaagaaCTAGTACGTCTCAGCATAGAACTTCAACATTTTGAGCTCgacattccaaatcatcatGAATTGCAAGAATTATCTGGTATTCATAAGTTATGTCAAGGCTTGGTGAAGACAAGAAAATCAGTGATATATCCTCTTATTAATAGATTGATTACACTTGTT